A portion of the Corynebacterium ammoniagenes DSM 20306 genome contains these proteins:
- a CDS encoding O-acetylhomoserine/O-acetylserine sulfhydrylase gives MTKYDNSNFENWSLETRALHVGQDLDGSSNSRNVPIHQTTSFVFDSAEHAANRFNLSDAGPIYTRLTNPTTGALEARIASLEGGVDAVAFASGQAAQTAAIINLASAGDHIVSSPRLYGGTTTLFTITLQRLGIEVTLVEDPDDPQSWADAVQPNTRALYAETFGNPIADILDIPAIAEVAHNNQVPLIVDNTIATAAVARPLELGADIVVASTTKFYSGNGSSMGGVIVDGGKFDWTVERDGKPVFPYFVTPDAAYHGLKYADLGAPAFALKARAGILRDTGAALSPFNAWVTLAGLETLQLRIDKHGENAQKVAEYLEAHDKVTKVNYAGLDSSPYKDVKERLGYTSTGSVLSFEIDGSKDEAWAFIDALKLHSNLANIGDTRSLVVHPASTTHSQSDEEGLRVAGITQATIRLSVGIENIDDIIADLELGFAAL, from the coding sequence ATGACAAAATACGACAACAGCAACTTCGAAAACTGGTCCCTAGAAACCCGCGCTCTGCACGTGGGGCAAGACTTGGACGGATCTTCTAACTCCCGCAACGTTCCCATCCACCAGACGACTTCTTTCGTCTTTGACTCGGCAGAACACGCCGCAAACCGCTTTAACCTTTCGGATGCCGGCCCGATTTATACCCGCCTGACCAACCCCACCACTGGCGCTTTAGAAGCACGCATTGCGAGCTTGGAAGGCGGCGTGGACGCAGTCGCTTTCGCGTCCGGGCAGGCAGCGCAGACCGCAGCCATTATTAACCTGGCCTCGGCAGGCGATCACATTGTCTCCTCCCCACGCCTGTACGGCGGCACCACAACCTTGTTCACCATTACCTTGCAGCGCTTAGGCATTGAGGTAACGCTGGTCGAAGACCCCGATGATCCACAATCATGGGCTGATGCCGTCCAGCCCAATACCCGTGCGCTCTACGCTGAGACTTTTGGCAACCCGATTGCGGATATCCTCGATATTCCAGCTATTGCCGAGGTCGCGCACAATAATCAAGTACCCCTAATCGTGGATAACACGATTGCTACCGCAGCCGTTGCCCGCCCGCTGGAACTCGGCGCGGACATCGTCGTCGCATCCACCACCAAGTTCTACTCAGGCAATGGCTCGTCCATGGGTGGTGTCATCGTCGACGGCGGCAAGTTCGACTGGACCGTCGAACGCGACGGCAAGCCAGTGTTTCCCTACTTTGTCACCCCAGATGCCGCATACCACGGTCTCAAGTACGCCGATTTGGGCGCGCCAGCATTCGCGCTCAAGGCACGCGCGGGCATCCTGCGCGATACCGGCGCTGCTCTGTCCCCATTCAACGCCTGGGTAACGCTGGCGGGTCTGGAAACGCTGCAGCTGCGCATCGATAAGCATGGCGAAAACGCGCAAAAGGTAGCCGAGTACCTCGAAGCACACGACAAGGTGACCAAGGTCAACTACGCGGGCCTAGATTCCAGCCCTTATAAGGACGTCAAGGAACGTTTGGGCTATACCTCCACCGGTTCGGTGCTGTCCTTTGAAATTGATGGCAGCAAGGATGAGGCCTGGGCCTTTATTGATGCGCTCAAGCTGCACTCCAACCTGGCCAATATCGGCGATACCCGCTCGCTGGTAGTCCACCCTGCATCGACGACCCACTCCCAGTCTGATGAAGAAGGCTTGCGCGTGGCTGGTATTACCCAGGCCACCATCCGCCTGTCCGTCGGCATTGAAAACATTGACGACATCATCGCTGACCTTGAACTGGGATTCGCCGCGCTCTAA
- a CDS encoding NADP-dependent isocitrate dehydrogenase, with translation MAKIIWTRTDEAPLLASYSFKPIVEAFASVAGIEVETADISLAARILAQFPETKVPDALAELGELAKTPEANIIKLPNISASEVQLRKAIAELQAAGFDLPEYDDAKDKYDVAKGSAVNPVLREGNSDRRAPQAVKNFAKANPHRMGAWSKDSKTNVATMDADDFRHNEKSVIIDGDDTLTIKLVGTDGAETVLLDGLKVLDKEVIDGTFMSAKALDEFLKAQVARAKEEGILFSAHLKATMMKVSDPIIFGHVVRSFFSDVYDKYGDQLLAAGLNGENGLGAIYSALDDLDNGAEIKAAFDAALENGPDLAMVNSNKGITNLHVPSDVIIDASMPAMIRTSGHMWNKNDEEQEALAVIPDSSYAGVYQAVIDDCRENGAYDPTTMGTSPNVGLMAQKAEEYGSHNKTFKIPADGEVQVVNSAGDVLISHNVEENDIWRACQTKDAPIQDWVKLAVNRARLSGMKTIFWLDPERAHDSNLIDLVNKYLGDHDTEGLDIEILSPIEATKVTVERIRRGEDTISVTGNVLRDYNTDLFPILELGTSAKMLSVVPLMAGGGLFETGAGGSAPKHVEQLQEENHLRWDSLGEFLALAESFRHEQQNHGNERAGVLAAALDNATERLLTEGYSPSRKVKEIDNRGSHLYLAAFWAEELAKQTDDAELAEGFKAFSAKLNENLDAIAQELIDIQGQSTDLGGYYWPNEDKTTEVMRPSSKYNEILESLKK, from the coding sequence ATGGCAAAGATTATCTGGACCCGTACTGACGAAGCACCATTGCTTGCGTCCTACTCTTTCAAGCCGATCGTTGAGGCATTTGCTTCCGTCGCTGGCATCGAAGTAGAGACCGCAGATATCTCACTGGCTGCTCGTATCTTGGCTCAGTTCCCTGAGACCAAGGTTCCAGACGCATTGGCTGAGCTTGGTGAGCTGGCTAAGACCCCGGAAGCAAATATTATTAAGCTTCCAAATATTTCTGCTTCTGAGGTTCAGCTGCGTAAGGCCATCGCAGAACTGCAGGCTGCTGGATTTGATCTGCCAGAGTATGACGATGCGAAGGATAAATACGACGTAGCAAAAGGCTCGGCTGTTAACCCGGTTCTGCGTGAAGGTAACTCCGACCGTCGTGCTCCACAGGCTGTAAAGAACTTTGCTAAGGCAAACCCACACCGCATGGGCGCATGGTCGAAGGATTCCAAGACCAACGTTGCCACCATGGACGCTGATGACTTCCGCCACAATGAGAAGTCCGTCATCATCGATGGCGATGACACCTTGACCATCAAGTTGGTCGGCACTGACGGCGCAGAAACCGTTCTGCTCGACGGCCTTAAGGTCTTGGACAAGGAAGTCATTGACGGCACCTTTATGTCCGCCAAGGCTCTCGATGAATTCTTGAAGGCACAGGTAGCGCGCGCAAAGGAAGAGGGCATCCTCTTCTCCGCGCACCTAAAGGCCACCATGATGAAGGTCTCCGACCCAATTATCTTCGGCCACGTCGTGCGCTCTTTCTTCTCCGACGTCTACGACAAGTACGGTGACCAGCTCCTCGCAGCTGGTCTTAACGGCGAAAATGGCCTTGGCGCCATCTACTCCGCATTGGATGACTTGGACAATGGCGCTGAGATCAAGGCAGCTTTCGATGCAGCCTTGGAAAACGGCCCAGACTTGGCCATGGTCAACTCCAACAAGGGTATTACCAACCTGCACGTTCCATCGGATGTCATCATTGACGCATCCATGCCAGCGATGATTCGCACCTCTGGCCACATGTGGAATAAGAATGACGAAGAGCAAGAAGCTCTGGCAGTCATCCCTGACTCCTCTTACGCTGGCGTTTACCAGGCAGTTATTGATGACTGCCGTGAAAACGGCGCTTATGACCCAACCACCATGGGTACGTCCCCGAACGTTGGTCTGATGGCGCAGAAGGCTGAGGAGTACGGCTCCCACAACAAGACCTTCAAGATCCCAGCTGACGGCGAAGTTCAGGTTGTTAACTCCGCTGGCGATGTTCTGATTTCCCACAACGTTGAGGAAAACGACATCTGGCGCGCATGCCAGACCAAGGATGCTCCAATCCAGGATTGGGTCAAGCTTGCTGTCAACCGCGCACGCCTGTCCGGCATGAAGACCATCTTCTGGCTGGATCCTGAGCGTGCACACGACAGCAATCTCATCGACTTGGTCAACAAGTACCTGGGCGACCACGACACCGAGGGCTTGGACATTGAGATCCTCTCTCCAATCGAGGCCACCAAGGTCACCGTTGAGCGCATCCGTCGCGGCGAAGACACCATCTCCGTAACCGGTAACGTTCTGCGTGACTACAACACCGACCTGTTCCCAATTCTGGAGCTGGGCACGTCTGCAAAGATGCTCTCCGTTGTTCCTTTGATGGCAGGCGGCGGCCTGTTTGAGACCGGTGCTGGTGGCTCTGCCCCTAAGCACGTTGAGCAGCTACAGGAAGAAAACCACCTGCGCTGGGACTCCCTCGGTGAGTTCTTGGCACTGGCTGAATCCTTCCGCCACGAGCAGCAGAACCACGGCAATGAGCGCGCTGGCGTTCTCGCCGCGGCACTGGACAATGCAACCGAGCGTTTGCTGACCGAAGGCTACTCCCCATCCCGCAAGGTCAAGGAAATCGATAACCGCGGTTCCCACCTGTACCTCGCAGCATTCTGGGCTGAGGAATTGGCAAAGCAGACCGATGACGCTGAGTTGGCAGAAGGCTTCAAGGCATTCTCCGCGAAGCTCAATGAGAACCTTGATGCTATCGCTCAGGAGCTCATTGACATCCAGGGTCAGTCCACCGACTTGGGCGGCTACTACTGGCCAAACGAGGACAAGACCACCGAGGTCATGCGTCCTTCTTCCAAGTACAACGAGATCCTGGAATCTCTGAAGAAGTAA
- a CDS encoding DUF3017 domain-containing protein, translated as MLSVSNPHDVHLQPSPLPGWLQWVFIALFGVGVAASGVMSLMEHWRRATFILGAAMIWLAVVRRTCDSHRVGVLAVRSRRFDMSFSVAIGAALVWLSASVDALGS; from the coding sequence ATGCTCTCTGTGTCGAATCCCCATGACGTCCACTTGCAGCCCTCGCCGCTTCCTGGCTGGCTGCAGTGGGTGTTCATCGCGCTTTTTGGCGTCGGGGTGGCAGCTTCCGGGGTGATGAGTCTAATGGAGCACTGGCGCCGCGCCACCTTCATCCTGGGCGCGGCCATGATCTGGCTAGCAGTCGTGCGCAGAACCTGTGATTCACACCGGGTCGGAGTCTTGGCCGTGCGCTCACGCCGATTTGATATGAGCTTTTCGGTCGCCATCGGCGCAGCCCTAGTGTGGCTCTCGGCCTCGGTTGATGCACTAGGAAGTTAA
- the metX gene encoding homoserine O-acetyltransferase MetX has translation MVAQHVSLADEGVLATVAIGSFTTEAGAQLPAVDLAYQRWGEYRGSNVLLIEHALTGDSDVATWWCDLVGPGKALDTDTWCVIATNVLGGCNGSTGPSSDFDGTPYGSRFPAVSIRDQVEAEKRFLDVLGIAEVHAIIGGSMGGARTLEWTLLYPEMMQAACVIAVSARASAWQIGIQSAQISAIERDPLWQGGDYYAGQSPDEGLAAARRIAHLTYRGEMEIDERFGTSAQAGENPLGAYRKKDQRFAVNSYLDYQGAKLTQRFDAGSYVTLTESLNRHDIGRGRGGLNKALASSQVPTMVVGVDTDILYPYHQQEHISRNLGNLLAMAKLSSPVGHDAFLVEGRQMDRILRNFIKQTLPEGAESIDGVEFRIGDEYII, from the coding sequence ATGGTTGCACAGCACGTTTCGCTTGCCGATGAAGGCGTCCTTGCCACCGTTGCCATCGGATCTTTTACCACCGAAGCCGGTGCCCAACTGCCTGCCGTTGATCTTGCATATCAGCGCTGGGGCGAATACCGCGGATCCAATGTGCTGCTGATTGAACATGCCTTAACCGGTGATTCTGATGTGGCCACCTGGTGGTGCGATTTGGTGGGGCCGGGCAAGGCGCTAGATACGGATACTTGGTGCGTTATTGCCACTAATGTGCTCGGCGGATGCAATGGCTCAACCGGGCCGAGCTCGGATTTTGACGGCACGCCGTATGGCTCGCGCTTTCCTGCGGTGTCTATCCGCGACCAAGTCGAGGCCGAAAAGCGTTTTCTCGATGTCTTAGGCATTGCGGAAGTCCATGCCATCATCGGTGGTTCTATGGGTGGGGCGCGCACGTTGGAGTGGACCTTGCTCTACCCCGAGATGATGCAGGCGGCGTGTGTTATTGCGGTCTCCGCGCGCGCTTCTGCGTGGCAGATTGGTATTCAGTCCGCGCAGATTTCCGCGATTGAGCGCGACCCGCTGTGGCAAGGCGGTGACTACTACGCCGGCCAGAGCCCTGATGAGGGCTTGGCTGCCGCGCGCCGGATTGCGCATTTAACCTACCGCGGGGAAATGGAAATCGATGAGCGCTTTGGAACGTCTGCGCAGGCCGGGGAAAATCCCCTGGGTGCGTACCGGAAAAAGGATCAGCGCTTTGCGGTTAATTCCTATCTGGATTACCAGGGAGCCAAGCTGACGCAGCGTTTCGATGCAGGCTCGTACGTGACGCTGACCGAATCTCTTAACCGGCACGATATTGGCCGCGGCCGCGGCGGGCTCAACAAAGCTTTGGCTTCGTCGCAGGTACCCACCATGGTCGTCGGCGTAGATACCGATATTTTGTACCCGTATCACCAGCAAGAACATATCTCGCGCAACTTGGGCAACCTGCTGGCCATGGCCAAGTTGTCCTCCCCCGTCGGCCACGATGCTTTCTTGGTCGAAGGCCGCCAGATGGACCGCATTCTGCGCAATTTCATTAAGCAGACCCTGCCCGAGGGTGCGGAGTCTATTGATGGTGTGGAGTTTCGAATCGGTGATGAATACATCATCTAA
- the dps gene encoding DNA starvation/stationary phase protection protein Dps has product MTQYTVPGLSDVESKKLSEELQARLNDYNDLHLILKHAHWNVVGPNFIAVHEMLDPQIDLVRGYADEVAERVSTLGFEPLGTPKAQAEDRTPLKYELNRANTQDHLAAIDELYTTVIEKVRESIKVSGDIDPITEDLLIGQSAELEKFQWFVRAHLDNA; this is encoded by the coding sequence ATGACTCAATACACTGTTCCTGGTTTGTCCGATGTCGAATCTAAAAAGCTCTCTGAAGAATTGCAGGCGCGTTTAAATGATTACAACGACCTGCATTTGATTTTGAAGCACGCCCACTGGAACGTGGTGGGCCCGAACTTCATCGCGGTTCATGAGATGCTGGATCCGCAAATTGATCTCGTTCGCGGCTACGCCGATGAAGTTGCCGAACGTGTCTCCACCCTTGGCTTTGAGCCACTGGGTACTCCAAAAGCACAAGCAGAAGACCGTACTCCACTGAAGTACGAGCTCAACCGTGCCAATACCCAAGACCACCTCGCGGCGATCGATGAGCTGTACACCACCGTGATTGAAAAGGTTCGTGAGTCCATCAAGGTCTCCGGAGACATCGACCCGATTACTGAAGACCTGCTCATCGGCCAATCCGCGGAGCTAGAAAAGTTCCAGTGGTTCGTGCGCGCACACCTTGACAACGCATAA
- a CDS encoding MBL fold metallo-hydrolase: protein MKLTLHGHSCASVSTDQGVFVIDPGPASNLSILASADAVLLTHSHPDHVDAETVKASGLPVWGPADAVGLIGEGTVLRPGESFELLGTPIHAVGGLHHEVHPRMPRPVNLGYYFNGVLHPGDQYIKGLHNVDVLLLPISAPWVKNSEAAAYARTISAKRTIPIHDGVLSTFGRTLYDNVMTKMKVPGYARLEEGTPLDLSQPLDVEN from the coding sequence ATGAAACTTACACTCCACGGACATTCCTGCGCTTCTGTCTCCACCGACCAAGGCGTCTTCGTTATTGACCCAGGGCCTGCTTCCAATCTTTCTATCCTGGCGTCAGCGGATGCAGTTTTACTTACCCACTCGCATCCCGATCACGTCGATGCAGAGACTGTCAAAGCCTCCGGACTTCCGGTGTGGGGACCGGCAGATGCCGTCGGGCTCATCGGCGAAGGCACCGTTTTACGTCCCGGCGAATCTTTTGAGTTGCTCGGCACCCCCATTCACGCCGTCGGCGGCCTTCACCACGAGGTGCATCCGCGGATGCCTCGCCCGGTGAATTTGGGCTATTACTTCAATGGAGTTTTGCACCCAGGTGATCAATACATCAAAGGCCTTCACAATGTTGATGTGCTCTTGCTTCCGATTTCTGCGCCGTGGGTGAAAAATTCCGAAGCGGCTGCTTATGCACGCACTATCTCCGCTAAGCGCACCATCCCTATCCATGACGGGGTCCTCAGCACCTTCGGCCGCACGCTGTACGACAATGTCATGACCAAGATGAAAGTACCGGGATATGCTCGCCTGGAAGAAGGAACCCCACTGGATCTTTCCCAACCACTGGATGTGGAAAACTAA
- a CDS encoding siderophore-interacting protein has product MAFVPFAATVKSSTRISPNFQRVTFTGVDDMGPAGQIMDLRIKLVIPGQHGLPQFAQDGDWYEQWKALEPDKRGYMRTYSIRQLRHAHAHGPAELDIDFALHGIGTAASGPAATWAVEAQPGDELYVIAPQKEDPSGPGIEFQPGDAQEVIIMGDETALPAMLRIADEWPKTLRGTMYCELVDIDDAQHLDLPPNLTVNWVPRSQEHTYGDMLVESASRLCEADNPRGEFSLPEPTPPSDTEPSPLIWETPQHSTVRDEEEDIPPVSSTVAERFANTYFWIAGEATMVTTIRRMLVKGAGIPRHRVSFMGYWKKGATALG; this is encoded by the coding sequence ATGGCTTTTGTCCCGTTTGCTGCCACCGTTAAATCCTCCACCCGAATCTCTCCGAATTTCCAGCGCGTTACCTTCACCGGCGTGGATGATATGGGCCCTGCCGGTCAGATTATGGACTTGCGCATCAAGTTAGTTATCCCCGGACAACACGGGCTACCCCAGTTTGCACAAGATGGTGATTGGTACGAACAGTGGAAAGCACTCGAACCGGACAAGCGTGGGTACATGCGCACCTACTCCATCCGGCAGCTACGTCATGCGCATGCACACGGCCCTGCGGAGCTCGACATCGACTTTGCTCTGCACGGGATTGGTACCGCGGCAAGTGGACCGGCAGCTACCTGGGCTGTAGAAGCACAACCTGGCGATGAACTCTATGTCATTGCCCCACAAAAAGAAGATCCGTCCGGCCCTGGCATCGAATTCCAACCGGGCGATGCACAGGAAGTCATCATCATGGGCGATGAAACGGCGCTTCCGGCCATGCTGCGGATTGCCGACGAATGGCCGAAGACTTTGCGCGGCACCATGTACTGCGAATTGGTTGATATCGATGATGCACAGCACCTTGATCTCCCGCCCAACCTCACCGTGAATTGGGTACCGCGCAGCCAGGAACACACCTATGGTGACATGCTGGTGGAATCGGCATCTCGTCTGTGCGAAGCCGACAACCCGCGCGGGGAATTTAGCCTGCCGGAACCAACACCCCCGTCGGATACCGAGCCGTCCCCGCTGATTTGGGAGACCCCACAGCACAGCACCGTACGCGACGAGGAAGAAGATATCCCACCTGTGTCTTCTACCGTGGCTGAACGATTCGCCAACACTTATTTCTGGATTGCGGGCGAGGCAACCATGGTCACCACCATCCGGCGCATGCTTGTCAAAGGCGCGGGTATTCCCCGTCACCGCGTGTCCTTTATGGGCTACTGGAAAAAGGGCGCTACAGCACTCGGTTAA
- a CDS encoding saccharopine dehydrogenase family protein has translation MTPSMNHGADHHSSREFDIVVFGATSFVGSLTAEYLVRTHPELSLALAGRSEAKLRNEVAQFDVSIPIIVADASDLDALQQLAARTRVLISTVGPYTYFGEKVVEACVDNGTHYVDLCGEALFIRRNIDRWQDKAQATGAKIVHSCGFDSVPSDMGMFHLHDTAGTDFDQVTMAVEYLSGGLSGGTIDSMRAVSADAKQMDKGGAILHSPYTLSPDHKQEPDVGEQKDMDVYFDDLVRQWTGPFFMAMFNTRIVRRSNTLSGYAYGDKLRYREVMTTGTGLTGRIKAQALFAITALGFAVVMNRRLARFLPQPGDGPKKLDEGGFRITHYGLSTTGALYTSSVTAHGDPGYRVTSMMLAEAAVVLATSPKEIPDVSGGILTPATALGAPYRDALHAHGMKFS, from the coding sequence ATGACACCGAGCATGAACCACGGCGCTGATCACCACAGCAGCCGAGAATTCGACATCGTCGTCTTTGGCGCTACCAGCTTTGTTGGCTCGCTGACTGCAGAGTATCTGGTACGCACTCACCCGGAACTATCGCTTGCGCTAGCAGGCCGTAGTGAAGCCAAGTTGCGGAACGAAGTCGCACAATTCGACGTTTCCATACCCATCATCGTCGCCGATGCTTCAGATCTCGATGCCTTACAACAGCTGGCGGCACGCACCCGCGTGCTCATTTCCACCGTCGGTCCTTATACCTACTTTGGCGAAAAGGTCGTCGAGGCATGCGTGGACAACGGCACTCATTATGTCGACCTATGTGGTGAGGCTTTATTTATCCGCCGCAATATCGATAGGTGGCAAGACAAAGCGCAGGCAACCGGCGCCAAGATTGTGCACTCGTGTGGTTTTGATTCCGTGCCCTCCGATATGGGCATGTTCCACCTCCACGACACCGCTGGTACCGATTTTGACCAGGTCACCATGGCGGTGGAGTATCTTTCTGGCGGCCTATCTGGTGGCACCATCGATTCCATGCGTGCGGTCAGTGCGGATGCCAAGCAGATGGACAAGGGCGGGGCAATCTTGCACAGTCCTTATACACTCTCCCCGGATCATAAACAGGAACCGGACGTAGGCGAGCAAAAGGACATGGACGTCTACTTTGATGATCTTGTGCGCCAGTGGACTGGGCCATTTTTCATGGCGATGTTCAATACGCGCATCGTGCGCCGCTCCAATACTCTGTCGGGTTATGCCTACGGCGACAAACTGCGCTACCGGGAAGTCATGACCACCGGCACGGGGCTAACCGGCCGCATCAAAGCACAAGCGCTATTTGCTATCACCGCATTAGGGTTCGCGGTTGTGATGAATAGGCGGCTCGCGCGTTTTTTGCCGCAGCCTGGCGATGGCCCAAAGAAACTAGATGAGGGCGGGTTTCGTATCACCCACTACGGGTTAAGCACCACGGGAGCGCTGTATACCTCCTCGGTGACCGCGCACGGGGATCCGGGATATCGCGTGACCTCGATGATGCTCGCCGAAGCAGCTGTGGTCTTAGCGACATCACCGAAAGAGATACCGGATGTTTCCGGCGGGATACTCACCCCAGCAACAGCGCTGGGCGCACCATATCGGGATGCGTTGCATGCGCATGGCATGAAGTTTTCCTAG
- a CDS encoding M3 family metallopeptidase has translation MTNPLLIPSQLPYELPPFADIRVEHYRPAFTEALSRHRAEIAAITDNPEAPTWTNTIEVLERSGRDLERVMAVFGNLSGTDITDEMEEIAAEVYPQLSAHTDTVYQNDKLYERLQAVTAPEDTESQRLHEHLLRTFKRKGADLAADEKQRLSEINQRLSTLSEAFGRNLMADTRARAVQFSSADELQGLPQDRIEAAASYAQELGKEGYIFPLELPSVQSEQQRLARPEARAALYEAAGLRGTESNSEVLVEMAQLRAERARLLGFDTHADYVIAEETAKEASAVNNMLRGLVPAINTNAAGEQKILAEEAEINGEKFGPADWPYWESKVRQRDYAVDENELRKYFPLDAVLVDGVFAAAHRLYGITVIPRDDLEGYAEGVRVWEVFDEGQEHELNTGIGLFLTDYFGRPTKRGGAWMSAFMEQSHLLGTKPVVINVMGISCPADGSTPLLSLDELHTVFHEFGHALHGLLSDVRYPTFSGTNVPRDWVEFPSQINENWALDPALVKNYARHVDTGEVISDELLDAVSQASQFGQGFATAEYVAASIIDLAWHSLTPEEAAQLESTPEAIADFEQSALNAAGMDIDGIAPRYRSTYFQHIFAGGYSAGYYSYLWAEALDADGFEWFREENAATPSDNSASSDVSDDAARHAGQKFRDLILSTGASRDFSEVYSELRGRDKDLTPLLVRRGLNTPSAS, from the coding sequence ATGACTAACCCACTTCTTATTCCATCCCAGCTGCCGTATGAGCTTCCACCGTTCGCAGATATCCGCGTTGAGCACTACCGACCTGCTTTTACTGAAGCCTTATCTCGCCACCGCGCAGAAATTGCCGCGATTACAGATAATCCTGAGGCTCCAACGTGGACCAATACGATCGAAGTACTCGAGCGCTCCGGTCGGGATTTAGAACGCGTCATGGCAGTGTTTGGCAATCTCTCCGGCACTGATATCACCGACGAGATGGAAGAGATTGCGGCGGAGGTCTACCCACAGCTCTCCGCGCACACGGATACGGTCTATCAAAATGACAAGCTCTATGAGCGCCTGCAGGCAGTCACGGCGCCGGAGGATACGGAATCGCAGCGTTTGCATGAACACCTGCTGCGCACATTCAAGCGCAAGGGCGCAGACCTTGCGGCAGATGAAAAGCAGCGTTTATCCGAGATCAACCAGCGTCTATCCACATTGTCGGAAGCATTTGGCCGCAACTTGATGGCAGATACCCGCGCCCGCGCAGTGCAGTTTAGTAGCGCAGACGAGCTGCAGGGTCTTCCCCAAGATCGCATTGAAGCCGCTGCATCATACGCTCAGGAGTTGGGCAAGGAAGGCTATATTTTCCCACTAGAGCTGCCTTCGGTGCAGTCCGAGCAGCAGCGTTTGGCACGCCCTGAGGCCCGCGCGGCATTGTACGAAGCAGCCGGTCTGCGCGGCACCGAGTCCAACTCGGAGGTCTTAGTAGAAATGGCTCAATTGCGTGCTGAACGCGCACGCTTGCTGGGCTTTGACACCCACGCTGATTACGTGATTGCGGAAGAAACCGCCAAGGAAGCATCGGCAGTTAATAACATGCTGCGCGGACTGGTGCCGGCTATTAATACCAACGCCGCCGGTGAGCAGAAGATTTTGGCGGAAGAAGCTGAAATCAATGGGGAAAAGTTCGGCCCCGCCGATTGGCCCTATTGGGAATCCAAGGTTCGACAGCGCGATTACGCGGTGGATGAAAATGAGCTGCGCAAATACTTCCCGTTGGACGCAGTGCTTGTCGATGGTGTCTTCGCCGCCGCCCATCGCCTCTACGGCATTACGGTTATCCCGCGTGATGATTTAGAAGGCTATGCCGAGGGCGTGCGCGTGTGGGAGGTCTTCGACGAGGGTCAAGAACACGAGCTCAACACGGGCATTGGCCTTTTCCTCACCGATTATTTCGGTCGTCCCACCAAACGCGGCGGTGCCTGGATGTCGGCGTTTATGGAACAGTCCCACCTATTAGGCACCAAGCCCGTGGTCATCAACGTCATGGGAATCTCCTGCCCGGCGGATGGCTCCACGCCGCTGTTGAGCTTGGATGAATTGCACACGGTCTTCCACGAGTTTGGTCACGCGTTGCACGGGCTGCTTTCCGATGTCCGCTACCCCACCTTCTCCGGAACCAATGTGCCGCGTGACTGGGTGGAATTCCCTTCGCAGATTAATGAAAACTGGGCGCTTGATCCCGCCTTGGTTAAAAACTATGCCCGCCACGTTGACACCGGTGAGGTGATCTCCGATGAGCTGCTGGATGCCGTGTCCCAGGCTTCCCAGTTTGGCCAAGGCTTTGCCACAGCCGAGTATGTCGCCGCGTCCATCATTGATCTCGCCTGGCACTCGCTTACTCCGGAAGAAGCAGCACAGTTGGAATCCACCCCGGAAGCCATCGCTGACTTCGAGCAGTCTGCGTTAAACGCGGCAGGCATGGACATCGATGGCATTGCGCCGCGCTACCGCTCCACATACTTCCAGCACATCTTCGCTGGCGGTTATTCTGCAGGCTACTACTCATACCTGTGGGCCGAAGCCCTTGATGCTGATGGCTTCGAATGGTTCCGCGAAGAAAACGCTGCCACCCCATCCGACAACTCTGCGTCGTCGGATGTCAGCGACGACGCAGCCCGGCACGCAGGCCAAAAATTCCGCGACCTGATTTTGTCCACGGGTGCATCGCGTGATTTCTCCGAGGTCTATTCCGAACTTCGCGGCCGCGACAAGGATCTCACCCCACTACTAGTTCGCCGCGGACTCAATACTCCAAGCGCAAGCTAA